A region from the Chitinophaga sp. Cy-1792 genome encodes:
- a CDS encoding DUF763 domain-containing protein produces MPSYADLPLHYGHVPQWLARRMSLLGGAITEAIILDYGQGEFLRRMSDPYWFQALGCVLGMDWHSSGITTSVMGALKKAINPRSAELGLYICGGKGKHSKETPNELRVIADKTGLPGDQLIYSSKLTAKVDNTAIQDGFQLYLHSFVLSSQGEWAVVQQGMNDATSMARRYHWHSSAFKSFTESPHTYIYGQNQGLILNLTDTAADVTKQGIMELLKEKPVHLLPEIRNLIMPSHHDVRAENVNLKRLGSVLALAHDTNPANFESLLMLEGVGPRTLQSLTLVSEVIHGTPSRFEDPARFSFAHGGKDGHPFPVPLKIYDETISTLKDALYKAKIGESDKKEAIGKLSQMSAEIEKNFIPNTNFDKLIEEERRNSWQHNGRTVFGKAPKPKEGDQLSLF; encoded by the coding sequence ATGCCTTCGTATGCAGATTTGCCATTACACTATGGTCATGTACCACAGTGGCTGGCGCGGAGAATGAGTTTGTTAGGCGGTGCCATCACAGAAGCAATTATCCTGGATTATGGCCAGGGAGAGTTTTTACGCCGCATGAGTGATCCATACTGGTTTCAGGCACTCGGGTGCGTCCTGGGCATGGACTGGCATTCCAGCGGTATTACCACCAGCGTGATGGGGGCCTTGAAAAAAGCCATCAACCCCAGGTCAGCTGAACTGGGCCTTTATATCTGCGGAGGAAAAGGAAAACATAGCAAGGAAACGCCCAACGAACTACGGGTGATCGCTGATAAAACCGGCCTTCCCGGCGACCAGCTCATATATAGCAGCAAACTGACCGCCAAAGTAGATAATACTGCTATCCAGGACGGTTTCCAGTTATACCTCCATTCCTTTGTACTCAGCAGCCAGGGCGAGTGGGCCGTAGTGCAGCAAGGCATGAACGACGCCACCAGCATGGCCAGGAGGTACCACTGGCATTCCTCCGCTTTCAAATCTTTTACCGAATCTCCACATACCTACATCTACGGACAAAACCAGGGACTGATACTGAACCTCACAGATACCGCTGCCGATGTTACCAAACAAGGCATCATGGAACTGTTGAAGGAAAAACCGGTACACCTGCTGCCAGAGATCAGGAACCTTATCATGCCTTCCCACCACGATGTGAGGGCGGAAAACGTTAATCTGAAGCGGCTGGGAAGCGTGCTGGCACTGGCCCATGATACCAACCCCGCGAACTTCGAATCATTGCTGATGCTGGAAGGCGTAGGCCCTAGAACATTACAATCCCTGACGCTGGTGAGTGAAGTGATACATGGTACCCCTTCCCGGTTTGAGGACCCCGCCCGGTTTTCTTTTGCTCATGGCGGCAAAGACGGGCATCCCTTCCCGGTGCCGCTGAAAATATATGATGAAACAATTTCCACGCTGAAAGATGCGCTGTATAAGGCTAAGATCGGTGAGTCAGACAAGAAGGAAGCAATTGGCAAGCTCTCGCAGATGTCTGCCGAAATAGAAAAAAATTTTATTCCCAATACCAATTTCGATAAATTGATTGAGGAAGAAAGACGCAATTCCTGGCAACATAATGGCCGCACCGTTTTCGGTAAAGCGCCCAAGCCAAAAGAAGGCGACCAGCTTTCGTTGTTTTAA
- a CDS encoding MgtC/SapB family protein — MKHIIELVSQDQVLKVLIALLMGCVIGVEREYKRKAAGMRTMALICMSSTVFTILSAELGNPGSPDRVASNILTGVGFIGAGVIFKGEFAIDGITTAASIWIASAIGMAIGMSQYVLAVFALAGAMVVLLILKYVEHYVAKVNDKRIYVIQYREADLSQAMLEASIRQYNLQIRRMLLMKKDEVVEVNYEVRGAKSRMHELDEFLMQNKSIWQYQVQYNPM, encoded by the coding sequence ATGAAACATATTATAGAGTTAGTTTCACAGGACCAGGTACTCAAAGTATTGATAGCCCTCCTCATGGGCTGTGTAATTGGTGTAGAGCGGGAATATAAACGAAAGGCGGCCGGTATGCGAACCATGGCGCTGATCTGTATGAGCAGTACTGTTTTCACCATTCTATCTGCCGAACTGGGCAACCCCGGCAGTCCTGACCGTGTAGCGTCCAACATCCTGACCGGCGTAGGTTTCATTGGTGCCGGCGTCATCTTCAAAGGAGAATTTGCCATAGACGGTATTACAACGGCCGCCAGTATCTGGATCGCCTCCGCAATAGGCATGGCCATTGGCATGAGTCAGTACGTGCTGGCCGTTTTTGCACTGGCCGGCGCTATGGTCGTATTGTTGATATTAAAGTACGTAGAGCATTATGTAGCGAAAGTAAACGACAAGCGCATCTACGTTATACAATACAGAGAGGCTGATCTCTCACAAGCCATGCTGGAAGCCAGCATCCGGCAATATAACCTCCAGATCAGGCGTATGCTCCTGATGAAAAAGGATGAAGTAGTAGAAGTGAATTATGAAGTTCGTGGTGCAAAAAGCAGGATGCATGAACTGGACGAATTTTTAATGCAGAACAAAAGCATCTGGCAATACCAGGTGCAGTATAACCCGATGTAA
- a CDS encoding acyl-CoA thioesterase — MDSIYHTITLRFLAEPSDVNFGGKVHGGSVMKWIDQAGYTCAANWSGQYAVTVYVGGIRFFKPIAIGDLVEITANIIYTGNTSMHISIDVFAGNPRQQTKTKTTHCVMVFAAVDDQGKTTAVPKWVPRTANEISMEAYAKKLMDLRKDIDEEMKPYM, encoded by the coding sequence ATGGACTCCATTTACCACACAATAACATTAAGATTTTTAGCAGAGCCCTCAGATGTAAATTTCGGTGGAAAGGTACACGGGGGCTCCGTTATGAAATGGATAGACCAGGCAGGATATACCTGCGCTGCCAATTGGAGCGGACAATATGCCGTTACTGTTTATGTTGGAGGTATCCGTTTTTTTAAACCAATAGCCATCGGAGACCTGGTAGAAATCACTGCCAATATCATCTATACCGGCAATACCAGTATGCATATTTCCATAGATGTTTTTGCCGGAAACCCGCGCCAGCAGACAAAAACCAAGACCACCCACTGTGTAATGGTGTTTGCTGCAGTAGATGATCAGGGCAAAACGACCGCTGTTCCTAAATGGGTTCCGCGGACCGCGAATGAAATCAGTATGGAAGCTTATGCTAAAAAGCTGATGGATTTGAGGAAAGATATTGATGAGGAGATGAAGCCGTATATGTAA
- a CDS encoding ABC transporter ATP-binding protein, whose product MRNDTNSTAEPKQPLKLASLKKTFRLFSYVKPYWPQFALGLVFLLVSSLAGLAFPKLMGNLVDPKSAESLFHGMNSAAVLLLAVLVGQSIFSFFRIILFVNVTEKTLATLRQAVYSHLIKLPMKFFLERRVGELSSRISADISSLQETFTTTLAEFIRQVIIIIGGVTILLLTSWQLTLFMLAVLPAMMVVAVIFGKFIRRFSKQVQEQVAASNTVVEETLAGILNVKAFANEFFEINRYKTRTNEAAKIGMKSGKYRGAFSSFIILGIFGALVAVIWRGVALDIGTPKLLSFVIYSVFIGASVGGLAEVYTSLQKSIGATEHLLEILDEPVEDITPVTIIPEENHLEGSISFNDVSFHYPSRPDLTIMDGVSFDVSPDQKVALVGPSGAGKSTIVSLLLRLYDPVSGNIKFDGRPAKDIPLSQLRSQMAVVPQDVFLFGGTIRENIAYGRPDATDAELEAAARQANAWEFIQRFPNGLDTIVGERGIQLSGGQRQRIAIARAVLKNPRILILDEATSALDSESEKLVQDALDKLMEGRTSIVIAHRLATVREADKIIVLDKGRIVEVGTHWELIELEGGLYKTLSEMQFSH is encoded by the coding sequence ATGCGTAATGACACCAATTCCACGGCGGAACCAAAGCAGCCGCTGAAATTAGCATCCCTGAAGAAAACATTTCGTCTGTTCAGCTATGTTAAACCTTACTGGCCCCAATTTGCCCTGGGCCTCGTTTTCCTCCTGGTATCGAGTCTTGCCGGACTGGCATTTCCCAAATTAATGGGGAACCTGGTTGACCCAAAGAGCGCTGAAAGCCTCTTTCACGGCATGAATTCGGCTGCTGTATTATTGCTGGCTGTCCTCGTAGGACAATCCATCTTCTCTTTTTTCCGTATCATCCTCTTTGTGAATGTAACGGAAAAAACCCTGGCTACCCTCCGCCAGGCAGTATACAGCCACCTGATCAAGCTCCCCATGAAGTTTTTCCTGGAGCGCCGGGTAGGAGAGCTGAGTAGCAGGATATCCGCTGATATATCTTCCCTGCAGGAAACATTTACCACCACACTGGCTGAATTTATACGGCAGGTGATCATTATAATAGGAGGTGTTACCATCCTGTTGTTAACTTCCTGGCAGCTGACCCTCTTCATGCTGGCTGTATTGCCGGCCATGATGGTTGTTGCGGTGATATTCGGGAAATTTATCCGTCGCTTTTCCAAACAGGTACAGGAGCAGGTAGCTGCCTCCAATACTGTCGTGGAAGAAACGCTCGCCGGTATCCTCAATGTGAAGGCATTTGCCAACGAATTCTTTGAAATTAACCGGTATAAAACCCGTACAAACGAAGCGGCCAAAATAGGAATGAAGAGCGGAAAATACCGCGGCGCATTTTCTTCTTTTATTATCCTTGGCATCTTTGGTGCACTGGTAGCAGTTATATGGAGAGGTGTAGCCCTGGATATCGGAACGCCTAAATTATTATCGTTCGTAATTTACTCCGTGTTTATCGGCGCATCTGTAGGGGGACTGGCTGAAGTATATACCAGTCTTCAGAAGAGTATCGGCGCTACCGAACATCTGCTGGAAATCCTGGATGAACCGGTAGAAGATATTACACCGGTAACCATTATCCCTGAAGAAAATCACCTGGAAGGCAGCATCAGCTTTAATGATGTGTCTTTCCATTATCCTTCCCGTCCCGACCTTACCATTATGGATGGCGTGAGCTTCGATGTATCTCCGGATCAGAAGGTAGCACTGGTGGGGCCTAGCGGCGCGGGTAAGAGTACGATTGTTTCGCTCTTGCTTCGTTTGTACGATCCCGTTAGTGGAAATATAAAATTTGATGGCCGCCCTGCGAAAGATATTCCTTTGTCGCAGCTGCGTTCGCAAATGGCCGTTGTACCACAGGATGTATTCCTCTTTGGTGGCACCATCCGTGAAAATATAGCCTATGGCCGCCCGGATGCTACAGACGCAGAACTGGAAGCCGCCGCACGCCAGGCCAATGCATGGGAATTCATCCAGCGGTTCCCCAATGGACTCGATACCATCGTCGGTGAACGCGGTATACAACTCTCCGGTGGCCAGCGTCAGCGCATCGCCATCGCCAGGGCAGTATTGAAAAATCCACGTATACTTATCCTCGACGAAGCGACTTCCGCACTGGATTCTGAATCTGAAAAACTCGTACAGGACGCGCTGGACAAACTCATGGAAGGTCGCACTTCCATTGTAATTGCCCACAGGCTCGCCACCGTTCGTGAAGCAGATAAAATTATTGTGTTGGATAAAGGACGTATTGTGGAAGTGGGTACCCATTGGGAGCTCATCGAACTGGAAGGTGGTTTGTATAAGACATTAAGTGAAATGCAATTCAGCCATTAA